A part of Streptomyces sp. NBC_01210 genomic DNA contains:
- a CDS encoding cation:proton antiporter domain-containing protein translates to MTSTDLANASITVAAVTGVASRSCSPLPTSSACSTAVPSNAKRRVGARPRVVSALTGFRGAISLALALSVSTTLAFGQSFPHRDTIVFVTAGVILITLVLQGIVLPSVVRWARLRTDTAVTEEHHLARTHAAQQALSALPDLAADLSTDPDVVDRVRREGEEHLALAQAHSNDTDDGTQTDPALRHAKQYTALRLAVIAHKSRTMIELRDEHRIDDTVLREMQTALDIEEIRLRGREDAPQLPGQG, encoded by the coding sequence CTGACCAGCACCGACCTGGCCAACGCCAGCATCACCGTCGCGGCCGTCACCGGCGTCGCTTCGCGTTCCTGTTCACCTCTCCCTACCTCATCCGCCTGCTCGACCGCCGTCCCCAGCAACGCGAAGCGCCGCGTCGGCGCCCGACCCCGTGTCGTCAGCGCGCTCACCGGCTTCCGCGGCGCGATCTCCCTCGCCCTGGCCCTGTCCGTGTCCACCACCCTCGCCTTCGGCCAGTCCTTCCCGCACCGCGACACCATCGTCTTCGTCACCGCAGGCGTCATCCTCATCACCCTCGTCCTCCAGGGCATCGTCCTGCCGTCCGTGGTGCGCTGGGCACGCCTGCGGACCGACACCGCCGTGACGGAAGAACACCACCTCGCACGGACACACGCCGCCCAGCAGGCGCTCTCAGCACTCCCGGACCTCGCCGCGGACCTGAGCACCGACCCGGATGTTGTCGACCGCGTACGCCGCGAAGGCGAAGAACACCTGGCCCTCGCCCAGGCACACAGCAACGACACGGACGACGGTACTCAGACAGACCCCGCGCTACGCCACGCAAAGCAATACACCGCCCTGCGCCTGGCCGTCATCGCACACAAAAGCCGCACCATGATCGAACTCCGCGACGAACACCGCATCGACGACACCGTCCTACGAGAGATGCAGACCGCCCTGGACATCGAAGAAATCCGACTGCGCGGCCGCGAAGACGCTCCACAGCTACCAGGCCAAGGGTGA